A window of Streptomyces gilvosporeus contains these coding sequences:
- a CDS encoding TetR/AcrR family transcriptional regulator, translating into MPTSQPPAPATPPTPFGSADAQDAGLRARLVDVGVDLVTREGVQALSLREIARRAGVSHGAPRRYFPTHLELLSAIARRGFADLAARTAEALGDDGGREAADRAAARAQLCTLARVYLDFALTRRGMYELMFRHDLLESNQLGLRETSLPLFDVLVGLIGRARPQPDEERGAEAAVVAGALWSNLHGIAQLWGWGSLPLATGTDDVEPLLRAALDAHLGPEAATR; encoded by the coding sequence ATGCCCACCTCGCAACCCCCCGCTCCCGCCACTCCCCCCACCCCCTTCGGATCCGCCGACGCCCAGGACGCGGGCCTGCGCGCCCGGTTGGTGGACGTCGGGGTCGACCTCGTCACCCGGGAAGGCGTCCAGGCGCTGTCCCTGCGGGAGATCGCCCGCCGGGCCGGGGTCTCGCACGGGGCACCGCGCCGCTACTTCCCGACGCATCTGGAGCTGCTCTCCGCCATCGCCCGCCGCGGCTTCGCCGACCTGGCCGCCAGGACCGCCGAGGCCCTGGGCGACGACGGGGGCCGCGAGGCCGCCGACCGGGCCGCCGCCCGCGCACAGCTTTGTACGCTCGCCCGCGTCTACCTGGACTTCGCTCTCACCCGCCGCGGTATGTACGAGCTGATGTTCCGTCATGACCTATTGGAGAGCAACCAGTTGGGCCTGCGCGAGACCAGCCTGCCGCTCTTCGACGTACTCGTCGGGCTCATCGGCCGGGCGCGGCCGCAGCCGGACGAGGAGCGGGGTGCGGAGGCGGCCGTCGTCGCGGGCGCGCTCTGGAGCAATCTGCACGGCATCGCCCAGCTCTGGGGCTGGGGCAGCCTCCCCCTCGCCACGGGCACCGACGACGTCGAACCGCTGCTCCGCGCCGCGCTCGACGCCCACCTCGGCCCGGAGGCGGCGACCCGATGA
- a CDS encoding putative protein N(5)-glutamine methyltransferase — translation MSTHRSTPQASHRPSPSCRPSRVGSPVSSPPRLSRPDVIARLRAAGCVFAEDEAELLLATARTPAALAAMVDRRIGGLPLEHVLGWAEFAGLRVAVAPGVFVPRRRTEFLVDQAVALGRRAARPAPGRTVVVDLCCGSGAVGAALGAALERVELYAADIEPAAVRCARRNVAAVGGAVYEGDLFAPLPAALRGRIDILVANVPYVPSEEVGLLPAEAREHEPLVALDGGADGLDVLRRVTAEAPRWLAPGGRLLVETGERQAERAVEAMAGDGLLPRVAVSDELCATVIIGTRPGPDPSDRP, via the coding sequence ATGTCGACCCACCGCTCCACCCCGCAGGCGTCCCACCGCCCGTCCCCATCGTGCCGCCCCTCCCGCGTCGGCTCCCCCGTCAGCTCCCCGCCGCGCCTCTCCCGCCCCGACGTGATCGCCAGGCTCCGCGCCGCCGGCTGCGTCTTCGCCGAGGACGAAGCCGAGTTGCTCCTGGCCACGGCCCGCACGCCCGCCGCACTGGCCGCCATGGTGGACCGGCGGATCGGCGGTCTGCCCCTGGAACACGTCCTGGGCTGGGCGGAGTTCGCCGGTCTGCGGGTGGCCGTCGCCCCCGGGGTCTTCGTGCCCCGCCGCCGTACGGAATTCCTCGTCGACCAGGCCGTCGCCCTCGGCCGCCGCGCCGCCCGCCCCGCCCCCGGCCGTACCGTCGTCGTCGATCTGTGCTGCGGATCCGGTGCGGTGGGTGCCGCGCTCGGTGCGGCGCTGGAACGGGTCGAGCTGTACGCGGCCGACATCGAGCCCGCCGCGGTGCGCTGCGCGCGGCGCAATGTCGCCGCGGTCGGCGGTGCGGTGTACGAGGGGGACCTCTTCGCCCCGCTGCCCGCCGCGCTCCGGGGCCGTATCGACATCCTGGTCGCCAACGTCCCCTACGTGCCGTCCGAGGAGGTCGGCCTGCTCCCCGCCGAGGCCCGCGAGCACGAACCGCTGGTGGCGCTCGACGGCGGCGCGGACGGGCTGGACGTGCTGCGCCGGGTGACCGCCGAGGCGCCCCGGTGGCTGGCGCCCGGCGGCCGTCTGCTCGTCGAGACCGGTGAACGCCAGGCCGAACGGGCCGTCGAGGCCATGGCCGGCGACGGCCTGCTGCCCCGGGTCGCCGTCTCCGACGAGCTCTGCGCCACGGTGATCATCGGCACCCGCCCCGGCCCTGACCCGTCGGACAGGCCCTAG
- a CDS encoding MFS transporter yields MTALTHPTRSRQPLPPPHRRRRRLVLTGSITGAVIVALDGTVLTVAQPSLQRELHASFAQVQWTSTGYLIAVAGLLVFAGRLGDRYGHQLLFSVGILGFGAASAGIGLASGIGWVIALRIAQGVFGALLQPATLGMLRTAYPPEALGMPLALRTSAIGLSAAAGPLIGGALTAHLGWRAVFFLNVVPAAVIGVLALLVRLPAPSTPAARPPLDLPGAALLTVALVSLVHTLVGIPESGWTAATGLGLAVAAAAGALFVRHERRAAAPLVPPGVLGSAAVASALGVLLAASAAMFGALFVGTYFLQDVLGLDPFQSGLRVLPLAAMMVLSAPASAVLQRRHGPRRTTAAAMALLAVGILLLALAALSLPGRSWTTPALSGGFLLLGAGFGTVMVTATAVIVRHAPVADAGVAGGLQQTAMNTGPALGVATATMLLTLTGHTTAVPMGTTLLALAALPALAVLLTTRLPARSNSPSPGAD; encoded by the coding sequence ATGACCGCTCTCACGCACCCCACCCGATCCCGGCAACCCCTGCCGCCCCCTCACCGGCGCCGCCGCCGTCTCGTCCTCACCGGCAGCATCACCGGCGCCGTCATCGTCGCCCTCGACGGCACCGTGCTGACCGTCGCCCAGCCCTCCCTCCAACGCGAACTGCACGCCTCCTTCGCCCAGGTCCAGTGGACCAGCACCGGCTACCTCATCGCCGTGGCCGGTCTGCTGGTCTTCGCCGGCCGGCTCGGAGACCGTTACGGCCACCAACTGCTCTTCTCCGTCGGCATCCTGGGCTTCGGCGCCGCCTCGGCCGGTATCGGCCTGGCGTCCGGGATCGGCTGGGTGATCGCCCTGCGGATCGCCCAGGGCGTCTTTGGCGCGCTGCTCCAGCCGGCCACCCTGGGGATGCTGCGGACCGCGTATCCGCCCGAGGCGCTCGGCATGCCCCTCGCGCTGCGGACGAGCGCCATCGGCCTGTCGGCCGCCGCCGGCCCGCTGATCGGCGGCGCGCTCACCGCCCACCTGGGGTGGCGGGCCGTGTTCTTCCTCAACGTCGTCCCCGCGGCCGTCATCGGCGTCCTGGCACTCCTCGTCCGCCTCCCCGCCCCGTCCACGCCAGCCGCCCGGCCCCCGCTCGACCTCCCCGGCGCGGCCCTGCTCACCGTCGCCCTGGTGTCCCTGGTGCACACCCTGGTCGGCATACCGGAATCCGGCTGGACGGCCGCGACCGGCCTCGGACTCGCCGTGGCCGCGGCCGCCGGTGCCCTGTTCGTACGGCATGAACGGCGGGCCGCCGCCCCCCTGGTGCCGCCGGGCGTCCTGGGGTCGGCGGCCGTCGCCTCGGCGCTCGGCGTCCTCCTCGCCGCCTCCGCGGCGATGTTCGGCGCGCTCTTCGTCGGCACGTACTTCTTGCAGGACGTTCTCGGGCTGGACCCCTTCCAGAGCGGTCTGCGCGTCCTCCCGCTGGCCGCGATGATGGTCCTGAGCGCGCCCGCCTCGGCCGTCCTCCAGCGCCGCCACGGCCCGCGGCGCACGACCGCCGCGGCCATGGCCCTGCTGGCCGTCGGCATCCTCCTCCTCGCCCTCGCCGCCCTCTCGCTCCCGGGCCGGTCCTGGACGACGCCGGCGCTCAGCGGCGGATTTCTGCTGCTGGGCGCGGGGTTCGGCACCGTGATGGTCACCGCGACGGCCGTCATCGTGCGGCATGCCCCGGTGGCCGACGCGGGGGTGGCCGGCGGCCTCCAGCAGACCGCCATGAACACCGGCCCGGCACTGGGCGTCGCCACGGCGACCATGCTGCTCACCCTCACCGGCCACACCACCGCCGTCCCGATGGGCACCACACTCCTCGCCCTGGCGGCCCTGCCCGCACTCGCCGTCCTGCTCACCACACGGCTGCCCGCCCGCTCCAACTCCCCTTCACCAGGCGCTGATTGA
- a CDS encoding AraC family transcriptional regulator — translation MDVLSDLLHRARARNALVRQLIRRPPWSLRFTEPPSLTVVTTLAGHASVWLDEAGADGAVTDGVVTDGAGTASVRLAAGDIALIAGPGGYTIADDPATPPQVVIHGRQKRLVDGSTQAPDTQRNLAPRTYGDGLPGATIMLRGAYGLRGDAGDRLLGMLPPLAVVPAGPATRAALDLLATEATRDEPGQDAVLDRLLDLVLVLALRAWCAGTETAPAWYQALADPAIGEALRVLHEDPARRWTVAELASRVGMSRAAFAARFTALVGEPPLAYLTGWRMTVAADLLRDAETTVAAVAREVGYADPFAFSVAFKRIRGASPSMWRRRTP, via the coding sequence GTGGACGTCCTCAGCGATCTGCTGCATCGGGCCCGGGCCCGGAACGCGTTGGTCAGGCAGCTGATCCGGCGTCCGCCCTGGTCGCTGAGGTTCACCGAACCGCCGTCGCTCACGGTGGTGACCACGCTCGCGGGCCATGCGTCGGTGTGGCTCGATGAGGCAGGCGCCGATGGCGCGGTCACCGATGGCGTGGTCACCGATGGCGCGGGCACCGCATCCGTACGGCTCGCGGCGGGTGATATCGCCCTGATCGCCGGCCCCGGTGGATACACGATCGCCGACGACCCCGCCACCCCGCCTCAGGTCGTGATCCACGGGCGGCAAAAACGCCTCGTGGACGGGTCCACGCAGGCGCCGGACACGCAGCGGAACCTGGCTCCCCGCACCTACGGCGACGGTCTGCCCGGGGCCACGATCATGCTCCGCGGCGCCTACGGCCTCCGCGGCGACGCCGGCGACCGCCTGCTCGGCATGCTGCCGCCACTGGCGGTCGTGCCCGCCGGGCCGGCGACCCGCGCGGCACTGGACCTGCTCGCCACCGAGGCCACCCGCGACGAACCCGGTCAGGACGCCGTGCTCGACCGGCTACTGGACCTCGTGCTCGTCCTGGCGTTGCGGGCCTGGTGCGCCGGAACGGAGACGGCGCCCGCCTGGTACCAGGCGCTGGCCGATCCGGCGATCGGCGAGGCGCTGCGCGTGCTGCACGAGGACCCCGCCCGTCGGTGGACGGTCGCCGAACTGGCCTCCCGGGTCGGCATGTCCCGCGCGGCATTCGCCGCCCGCTTCACCGCGCTGGTCGGCGAACCCCCGCTCGCCTACCTCACCGGCTGGCGGATGACCGTGGCGGCGGATCTGCTCCGGGACGCCGAGACGACCGTCGCCGCCGTGGCCCGTGAAGTCGGGTACGCGGACCCGTTCGCCTTCAGCGTGGCGTTCAAGCGCATCCGGGGCGCCAGCCCGTCGATGTGGCGCCGCCGGACCCCCTGA
- a CDS encoding DoxX family protein: MKRIGERLPASPAPATGAPARPSVSAGDCGLLLLRLAVGLLMAGHGAQKLFGMFGGRGLAATGRGFATLGYHPGRVYAATCGLGELLGGLGLAVGLFTPLAAAALIGVMINAMVTVTSLHGLWETSGGMEYGIVITVAALAVAATGPGRLSLDLPFRWGKGGWREAGFALALGGAGTVVVLIL, encoded by the coding sequence ATGAAACGCATCGGTGAGCGACTGCCGGCCTCCCCCGCACCCGCGACCGGCGCTCCGGCGCGGCCGTCGGTGTCCGCCGGCGATTGCGGCCTGCTCCTCCTCCGCCTCGCCGTCGGCCTGCTCATGGCGGGTCACGGGGCACAGAAACTCTTCGGAATGTTCGGCGGTCGTGGTCTGGCCGCCACCGGCCGGGGATTCGCCACGCTGGGCTACCACCCCGGCCGGGTGTACGCCGCCACCTGCGGTCTTGGTGAACTCCTCGGCGGCCTCGGGCTGGCCGTGGGGCTGTTCACGCCGCTGGCGGCCGCGGCGCTGATCGGCGTCATGATCAACGCCATGGTGACCGTCACGTCCCTGCACGGACTGTGGGAGACCAGCGGCGGTATGGAATACGGCATCGTCATCACGGTCGCCGCCCTCGCCGTCGCCGCGACCGGCCCCGGCCGGCTCTCCCTCGACCTCCCCTTCCGCTGGGGGAAGGGCGGCTGGCGTGAGGCGGGCTTCGCCCTGGCCCTCGGGGGTGCGGGCACCGTCGTCGTGTTGATCCTCTAG